The following coding sequences lie in one Eubacterium ventriosum genomic window:
- a CDS encoding LytR/AlgR family response regulator transcription factor yields the protein MNLMICDDQKSELENMGQIVSEYALTHSELSLTVKCFLNPFDMLDEMGKSGVPDIVLLDICMPGILGTEVAREILSKREGDTDIIFLTTSPDFAVEAFALHAGDYLTKPYTKQRLTDALDRLIEKRRNRLYIPVSCGKEIHRIDLFNVLYAEAKNHSVEIHLKSRKCLKTHTTLKEFKNIFQTANGFVAVGASYIVNLRCVQSLLETTLEMSNGDRIPVPRRLRGELKKQYFDFYTREATEK from the coding sequence ATGAACCTTATGATATGCGATGACCAAAAAAGTGAACTTGAAAATATGGGGCAAATTGTTTCCGAATATGCTCTTACACATTCGGAACTTTCGCTAACCGTGAAATGCTTCTTAAATCCATTCGATATGCTGGATGAGATGGGCAAAAGCGGTGTTCCCGACATTGTACTGTTGGATATTTGTATGCCCGGTATTTTGGGTACTGAGGTTGCACGGGAGATTCTCAGCAAAAGAGAAGGGGATACTGACATTATCTTTCTAACCACAAGCCCCGATTTTGCGGTGGAAGCGTTTGCCCTTCATGCGGGCGATTATCTTACAAAGCCGTACACTAAACAGCGGCTGACGGATGCACTTGACAGGCTGATTGAAAAGAGGCGTAACCGTTTATACATTCCTGTTTCGTGCGGAAAGGAAATTCACCGCATAGATTTGTTTAATGTTTTATATGCGGAGGCAAAAAATCATAGTGTGGAAATCCATTTGAAATCCAGGAAGTGTTTGAAAACGCACACGACTCTTAAGGAGTTTAAAAATATATTTCAGACGGCAAACGGTTTTGTGGCGGTCGGTGCGTCGTACATAGTCAATCTGCGCTGTGTCCAAAGTCTGCTTGAAACAACCCTTGAAATGTCAAATGGGGATCGCATACCCGTCCCCCGACGGCTGAGGGGAGAACTGAAAAAACAGTATTTTGATTTTTACACAAGGGAGGCAACAGAAAAATGA
- a CDS encoding sensor histidine kinase encodes MTRQLVALTLTVLMHIVCFAIMTERKYSVKKTVSIYFAFLTVFVCFAMLASRVLFDIHSFYATSLTFLGTMLVSFIIFMVTSADPACKKVFLFLSYSSMFCIFFCSSAMISSVWFKDGFGIAAVYVKIIIRTLLYLPVIWSYIVFLRPAIREVSGSNKKIWHSISLVSVQFLSVFSIFCFIYTMKNDFRAWYSLLFAATVLIYFSVLLISFGMIRYMIKESRMELIEENMKHLQDRLKTAKENEMSAKTVRHDFRHHNQNIATMIQKGETNEALHYIEQYNESLDAARTKEFCSHVTVNAILSSFYIKAQNDGICISIEADTQEGTNISDMDFVAILSNILENAVNGCKECGAHGKINVNIRTVSDKTVIVCSNSCKPGLVIENNMIKHRGIGIESMLTAARKYDGDISYRLENDVLTLCVILKK; translated from the coding sequence ATGACACGACAGCTTGTGGCGTTAACACTTACAGTCCTGATGCATATTGTTTGCTTTGCTATTATGACCGAACGGAAATATTCTGTAAAAAAAACAGTTTCAATTTATTTCGCATTTTTAACCGTCTTTGTCTGTTTTGCAATGCTCGCTTCACGGGTATTGTTTGACATTCATTCTTTTTATGCTACTTCTCTTACGTTTTTAGGTACAATGCTTGTGTCGTTTATTATTTTCATGGTGACGTCGGCAGACCCTGCCTGTAAAAAGGTGTTTTTGTTTCTTAGCTATTCGTCGATGTTCTGCATTTTTTTCTGCAGTTCAGCTATGATAAGCAGCGTCTGGTTTAAAGACGGCTTCGGTATCGCTGCCGTATATGTGAAAATAATCATAAGAACCCTGCTGTATCTGCCGGTAATATGGTCATATATCGTCTTTTTGCGTCCGGCGATACGTGAGGTTTCGGGTTCAAATAAAAAAATCTGGCACTCTATTTCGCTGGTTTCTGTACAGTTTTTAAGTGTATTTTCTATATTTTGCTTCATTTATACTATGAAAAATGACTTCAGGGCATGGTATAGTCTTTTGTTTGCAGCCACTGTTCTGATTTATTTTTCGGTATTGTTGATTAGTTTTGGTATGATCCGTTATATGATAAAGGAAAGTCGAATGGAGTTGATTGAAGAAAACATGAAGCATCTGCAAGACCGGCTTAAAACTGCAAAAGAAAACGAGATGTCTGCCAAAACCGTCCGGCATGATTTCCGACATCACAACCAAAATATTGCCACAATGATCCAAAAGGGAGAAACCAATGAAGCTCTGCACTACATAGAACAGTACAATGAAAGTCTGGACGCTGCAAGAACGAAAGAATTTTGTTCCCATGTGACGGTAAATGCAATACTTAGCAGTTTTTATATCAAAGCGCAAAATGACGGAATTTGTATTTCAATTGAAGCGGACACGCAGGAAGGCACCAACATTAGTGATATGGATTTTGTCGCTATACTCTCAAATATTTTGGAAAACGCTGTCAATGGCTGCAAGGAATGTGGTGCTCATGGTAAGATAAATGTCAACATCCGAACTGTTTCGGATAAAACGGTTATTGTGTGTAGCAACTCCTGTAAACCGGGGCTTGTTATCGAAAATAATATGATAAAGCATAGGGGAATCGGCATAGAGAGTATGCTGACAGCGGCGAGAAAATACGACGGCGATATAAGTTATCGTTTAGAGAATGATGTACTCACCCTATGTGTTATTCTGAAAAAATGA
- a CDS encoding Calx-beta domain-containing protein, with translation MERIMKDKKKRIVKRLAAVTLSLIIVLSQIGGTAPWNSGFAVRGAEVSSPIVLKRIDGSGEAFIYHSFVETKSFTTGQTYAFLNGIFNYDDGVSALGAGAILKATDVTNRSAHYIKNKYGTNAEVKVYVDVVTPGKDFDNCVVGGLYEVPNSGTPTGYRYFCGYGGAQNCGPYYAYNYEKESITSGDISASLNDIEKQGSGNSKDYTVTITYDGNKSKILDHGSYTVKFTTPDKVKFVVSDSEGNSITANFQCPLAVRYDGNNENAGNIPSTQATWKGESIKISTQKPTRAGYSFVNWKDAETGTTYAAGQSFTPTKSTRLLAQWKDSQAPNVGYTPTQVMTGDSDEAVKDAVRAALTITDNEPASECTVTVTLPADFTKTPGNKNATVKVTDKAGNTTTKICSVYVSSYVDISTPVFTKDTKNLTSTLNNPGTDAVTESGFVWGVMNSPSLTVNNGKATTTTIAGKAGDKISVTANNLQKGVKYYARAYITAGGVTYYSEEITIGLGLPAYGTFTIKNNGSNTFTVTRSGGSEGSQTVYFRTVNGSAVGGTHFTHKNGTLTFKEGETSKTITISEKTTNAPYSGKPATAYSNADRTYSVEIYRITGGGALGSPANATRTLKKVSGYTVDRTVYNETERAVTITDSNKWVADQSGTGDWKIYFQNSRGKNTNQINFNVNKAIDSSYLKATASGFYYRAYFNFKEKENGYQLAWMGNHAPNSCGPSTIRSKSAIPIDDSKFGSAYFTATWETGSGTTKPDGALNLPAMTGTQISAVNGTNAASGRRVENNKYILFDINDTAHVWFSSAGSGEDIWYMNSYNDYTMIYDPIEPQLVAVAPMAGGTYKIGDSFIVSLIFDEIVDSTNSGTLSSVKVNTSWGTASYVGGANTNVLYFKGTVANNASGKLTVNGFTNPSYIKDMCDVTTTKATTSGTGTTTATVNTSVPKFTVTRNGITNGTGKATIKVDANQTKTTGMSYAWSDSTTAPTTGWVELSSSELTTAKNSGLSLSIRKEPGSGTSNGKWYLHVKAVYATTGASDYKNVCLDFGTASTPATGSTPPTLTVTANNTNWATSRSIKISTTGAETLKYRKSDATTWTTLSSTATSVTVTNNGYYTFLLTAGDVTVSKTVQVEKIDREAPTASVGELTSGTVESPKSGVYTKIVLPITYADAHSGVKTVQYSWTNSTVTPTSWSTLRTGAKTVAYTATESVLTTKYLHIKVFDNLSHTCTAYSQAYTVISQTAVENHAPTITIEGALTAWTNDMATLTWRLSNYTGKNYEVILPDGKTSIEPNGQVWARQNGDYTVTVRDLDYGGKNSATIKVDKLDFDPPTVTVSGGSNSWSKDDQVITITASDSQSGVGEKWYKVVSNTEEIPTEGLTKLTGNTITVSDEGKYYIYYKIYDNAGDTETGREANKTEGFKLVQIDKTPPEITFGEYSAGSGMTVTVKDGEDGTGLSGLASVTYKIENSEETLKTENISVSGKTNVSFTLTEIPAGDIRITVTAVDNAGNSFVSYKDIHVDIVSVDITWGDMEFTYSDGTWNAETHTYEGVGWSPDKTDGNKITVQNSGDVEVSVSYRYTQTKSQVSGGFTDGEAVITAPVVLPAAEKKSAWLSLNGKPTESMEKSVLGSVTVTVGGD, from the coding sequence ATGGAACGAATTATGAAGGATAAGAAAAAGAGAATAGTAAAACGCCTGGCGGCGGTGACCTTGAGTCTTATTATTGTGCTTTCTCAGATTGGTGGTACAGCACCATGGAACAGCGGATTTGCTGTCCGTGGGGCGGAGGTATCTTCACCTATAGTTTTGAAAAGAATTGACGGCAGCGGAGAAGCCTTCATTTACCACAGCTTTGTGGAAACAAAGTCCTTTACGACAGGTCAGACTTATGCATTTTTAAACGGCATTTTCAATTATGACGATGGTGTGTCCGCGCTTGGAGCAGGAGCAATCTTAAAGGCGACGGATGTGACAAACAGATCCGCCCACTACATAAAAAACAAGTATGGAACAAATGCCGAGGTAAAGGTTTATGTGGACGTAGTTACACCGGGCAAGGATTTTGATAACTGTGTAGTCGGAGGACTTTATGAGGTTCCGAATTCCGGAACTCCTACGGGATACCGTTATTTTTGCGGATATGGCGGAGCACAAAACTGCGGGCCATACTACGCTTATAACTATGAGAAGGAAAGTATTACCTCCGGAGATATATCGGCGTCATTGAATGATATTGAAAAGCAAGGTTCGGGAAATTCAAAGGATTACACAGTAACGATTACATATGACGGAAATAAAAGCAAGATTTTAGACCACGGAAGTTATACAGTTAAGTTTACTACTCCTGACAAGGTAAAATTTGTTGTTTCAGACAGCGAGGGAAATTCCATTACGGCGAATTTTCAATGTCCGCTGGCTGTACGCTATGATGGAAACAACGAAAATGCAGGTAATATTCCTTCCACTCAGGCGACTTGGAAGGGAGAAAGCATCAAAATATCTACCCAAAAACCAACCCGCGCCGGTTATTCGTTTGTAAACTGGAAAGATGCTGAAACCGGCACGACATATGCGGCAGGACAGAGCTTTACTCCTACGAAATCAACGAGGCTTTTAGCTCAGTGGAAAGATAGCCAGGCACCGAATGTTGGCTATACGCCTACTCAGGTTATGACGGGAGACTCCGATGAGGCTGTGAAAGACGCGGTGCGGGCTGCGCTCACTATCACGGATAATGAGCCTGCTTCAGAATGTACGGTTACTGTGACTTTACCAGCAGACTTTACTAAAACACCGGGGAATAAAAATGCTACGGTAAAAGTCACGGATAAGGCAGGAAATACCACTACAAAGATCTGCTCAGTTTACGTTTCTTCTTATGTGGATATTTCGACACCGGTTTTCACGAAAGATACAAAAAATCTCACCTCTACGTTGAACAATCCCGGCACTGATGCAGTTACAGAAAGTGGCTTTGTTTGGGGCGTTATGAACTCACCGAGCCTTACCGTAAATAACGGAAAAGCAACAACGACGACCATAGCAGGTAAGGCGGGAGACAAAATTTCCGTTACGGCGAATAATCTGCAAAAGGGTGTAAAATATTATGCAAGAGCGTATATTACCGCAGGCGGAGTTACTTATTACAGCGAGGAGATCACAATAGGGCTGGGCCTACCCGCATACGGTACTTTTACAATAAAAAACAATGGTAGCAATACCTTTACGGTGACAAGAAGCGGCGGCAGCGAGGGCAGCCAGACTGTCTATTTCCGCACGGTAAATGGTTCGGCGGTAGGCGGCACGCACTTTACACACAAAAATGGCACATTGACCTTTAAAGAAGGAGAAACATCAAAAACCATAACAATAAGCGAAAAGACAACAAACGCACCGTATAGTGGCAAGCCAGCCACTGCTTATAGTAACGCAGACCGTACCTATTCGGTGGAAATCTACCGCATAACGGGTGGCGGAGCCCTTGGAAGTCCTGCAAATGCAACGAGGACATTGAAAAAAGTTAGCGGATATACGGTGGACAGAACTGTGTACAATGAGACGGAAAGAGCCGTAACCATTACAGACAGCAACAAGTGGGTTGCTGACCAGTCAGGTACCGGAGACTGGAAAATATATTTTCAAAATAGCAGAGGAAAAAATACCAATCAGATAAATTTCAATGTAAACAAAGCCATTGACTCATCCTATTTAAAGGCGACGGCATCCGGATTTTATTACAGAGCATACTTTAATTTTAAAGAAAAAGAAAATGGATACCAGCTTGCGTGGATGGGAAATCACGCCCCGAATAGTTGTGGTCCTTCTACGATCAGAAGCAAGTCGGCAATACCGATAGACGACAGCAAGTTTGGCAGTGCTTACTTTACCGCCACATGGGAGACGGGTTCAGGTACAACTAAGCCTGATGGCGCATTGAATCTTCCGGCTATGACCGGAACACAGATTTCTGCGGTAAACGGAACGAATGCAGCAAGCGGTAGAAGAGTCGAAAACAACAAATACATATTGTTTGACATTAACGATACCGCTCATGTCTGGTTCTCGTCAGCCGGTAGTGGCGAAGATATCTGGTACATGAACAGCTATAACGATTACACTATGATTTACGACCCTATTGAACCCCAGCTTGTGGCAGTTGCTCCTATGGCAGGAGGTACTTACAAGATTGGAGATTCATTTATAGTTTCGTTAATTTTTGACGAAATTGTAGATAGCACGAACAGTGGCACTCTTTCAAGTGTTAAGGTGAACACATCATGGGGAACGGCCTCTTATGTTGGAGGAGCGAATACAAACGTTCTCTATTTTAAGGGGACTGTAGCGAATAACGCAAGTGGAAAACTCACTGTAAACGGATTTACAAATCCAAGTTATATCAAGGATATGTGCGACGTTACAACTACAAAGGCGACAACAAGCGGCACGGGTACCACAACTGCAACCGTTAACACATCCGTTCCGAAATTCACCGTTACGAGAAACGGAATTACCAATGGCACGGGCAAAGCAACGATTAAAGTTGATGCGAATCAGACAAAAACCACGGGAATGAGTTACGCATGGTCGGATTCAACGACTGCACCGACAACAGGTTGGGTGGAACTTTCATCATCAGAGCTTACCACCGCAAAAAATTCAGGGCTTTCGCTATCCATTCGTAAAGAACCGGGTAGTGGCACAAGCAATGGCAAGTGGTATCTTCATGTAAAAGCAGTTTATGCTACAACGGGAGCTTCGGATTACAAAAACGTTTGTCTTGATTTCGGCACGGCGTCAACCCCCGCAACGGGAAGCACACCACCAACGCTCACTGTTACGGCTAATAATACGAATTGGGCTACAAGCAGAAGCATAAAAATTTCGACAACCGGTGCAGAAACTCTGAAATACCGCAAGTCGGATGCAACCACGTGGACAACATTAAGTTCAACTGCAACAAGCGTTACAGTTACAAATAACGGTTATTATACATTCCTATTGACAGCGGGAGATGTTACTGTTTCCAAAACTGTTCAGGTTGAAAAAATTGATCGGGAAGCCCCTACGGCTTCTGTCGGAGAGTTGACAAGCGGAACCGTTGAATCACCAAAAAGTGGTGTTTATACAAAAATTGTTTTACCTATAACCTATGCCGATGCACATTCGGGAGTAAAAACCGTGCAATACAGTTGGACGAACAGCACTGTAACACCGACTTCGTGGAGTACACTTCGGACAGGTGCAAAAACAGTTGCTTATACGGCGACCGAAAGTGTGCTGACAACTAAATATCTGCATATTAAGGTTTTTGATAATCTTAGTCACACTTGCACAGCCTATTCGCAGGCTTATACGGTGATTTCCCAAACGGCGGTTGAGAATCATGCACCGACGATTACCATAGAAGGTGCACTGACAGCATGGACAAACGATATGGCGACATTAACCTGGAGGCTTTCAAATTACACCGGAAAAAATTACGAAGTTATTTTACCGGATGGCAAAACAAGCATAGAGCCAAATGGTCAGGTCTGGGCAAGGCAGAATGGCGACTATACGGTGACTGTCCGAGATCTTGACTACGGCGGAAAGAACAGTGCAACTATAAAGGTTGATAAACTTGACTTTGACCCACCGACTGTAACCGTAAGCGGTGGTTCAAACAGCTGGTCGAAAGATGATCAGGTCATTACTATAACCGCAAGCGATAGTCAAAGTGGCGTTGGCGAAAAATGGTACAAAGTAGTTTCAAATACCGAGGAAATTCCAACCGAGGGTCTGACGAAGCTTACCGGGAATACAATTACCGTAAGTGATGAAGGTAAGTATTACATTTATTACAAGATTTACGATAATGCAGGGGACACGGAGACAGGCAGAGAAGCCAATAAAACAGAGGGCTTTAAGCTTGTTCAAATAGACAAGACACCTCCTGAAATTACCTTTGGTGAGTATTCCGCAGGATCGGGAATGACTGTGACTGTAAAGGACGGTGAGGATGGTACAGGTTTGTCGGGGCTTGCTTCGGTTACATATAAGATAGAAAACAGCGAGGAAACTCTGAAAACAGAAAACATTTCGGTAAGCGGGAAAACCAATGTTAGCTTTACACTGACGGAAATCCCCGCAGGAGATATAAGGATAACTGTAACAGCCGTTGATAATGCGGGAAACAGTTTTGTAAGTTACAAGGACATTCATGTTGACATTGTCAGCGTGGATATCACATGGGGAGACATGGAATTTACTTACTCGGATGGAACATGGAACGCAGAAACTCATACCTACGAGGGTGTCGGCTGGAGTCCGGATAAAACGGATGGAAATAAAATTACCGTACAAAACAGTGGCGATGTTGAGGTCAGCGTATCCTATCGATACACGCAGACAAAGAGTCAGGTGTCCGGTGGCTTTACCGATGGGGAAGCAGTTATTACCGCACCGGTTGTCCTTCCGGCAGCAGAAAAGAAATCTGCGTGGTTGAGTTTAAACGGAAAACCGACAGAATCAATGGAAAAATCGGTACTCGGTTCGGTAACAGTAACAGTTGGAGGTGATTAA
- a CDS encoding carbohydrate kinase family protein produces MKKLLAIGEALIDFIPRNTGVPIKQVESFKPAVGGAPANVCGAFTKLGGESKLITQLGNDPFGDKIVDEFEYYGIGCEYVSRINDANTSLAFVALKDDGNREFSFYRKPGADMLLKPETIKEDWFKDAFALHFCSVSIGDFPMKDAHEKAIEYAANSGAIISFDPNVRLALWDDIDLLRKRINEFIPKADIVKISDEELEFITGKDSIEDALPQLFTGRVKLVIYTKGSEGAEAYTKSVSASAPAEKVNAIDTTGAGDAFIGSLLYQLAEDGVTTDSIADLTEDKLEEYLKKSNGYCAKSVLENGAIASYPTSL; encoded by the coding sequence ATGAAGAAACTTTTAGCTATTGGAGAAGCATTAATAGATTTTATTCCCCGGAATACAGGAGTTCCAATTAAACAGGTGGAATCTTTTAAGCCGGCTGTAGGTGGAGCACCTGCCAATGTTTGTGGAGCATTTACTAAACTTGGAGGAGAGTCTAAGTTAATAACTCAGTTAGGTAATGATCCTTTTGGTGACAAAATTGTTGATGAATTTGAATATTATGGCATTGGATGTGAATATGTTTCAAGAATTAATGATGCCAATACTTCATTAGCTTTTGTTGCGTTAAAAGATGATGGTAACAGAGAGTTTTCTTTCTACAGAAAACCGGGTGCAGATATGCTTCTTAAGCCTGAAACAATAAAAGAAGATTGGTTTAAGGATGCTTTCGCATTACATTTTTGTTCAGTGTCAATTGGAGATTTTCCAATGAAGGATGCTCATGAGAAAGCGATTGAATATGCTGCAAACAGTGGAGCAATTATTAGTTTTGATCCTAATGTAAGATTGGCACTTTGGGATGACATTGATTTACTTAGAAAGAGAATTAATGAATTTATTCCGAAGGCAGATATTGTTAAGATTTCTGATGAGGAACTTGAATTTATTACAGGAAAAGATAGCATTGAAGATGCTTTGCCACAGTTATTTACAGGCAGAGTTAAATTAGTTATTTATACTAAAGGTTCTGAAGGGGCAGAGGCATATACTAAGAGTGTAAGTGCAAGTGCACCGGCAGAAAAGGTTAATGCAATAGACACAACAGGTGCTGGAGATGCCTTTATTGGTTCATTATTATATCAGTTGGCAGAAGACGGTGTTACAACAGACAGCATTGCTGATTTGACAGAAGATAAATTAGAAGAATACTTAAAGAAATCTAATGGTTATTGCGCAAAAAGTGTACTGGAAAACGGAGCAATTGCATCTTATCCAACATCACTTTAA
- a CDS encoding ATP-grasp domain-containing protein encodes MKTGWLIVNGYLESEKFDEIYNWLIEAAEKRDCKLRKLPNDQVDSVLKISSGSTNWKQKPDFVLFWDKDVKLAKTLEAEGFKVFNSAEAIETCDDKALTFIKLKNTDIKMPATYMAPMTFDKEYKDYTFVLQIEGSLGYPMVIKENKGSFGEQVYLVNNYYEAVEKIKAIGHCDFIMQEYIESSKGRDVRIHIVGDKIVTAMERVNEDDFRANITNGGKMKKYTPTEEQCEMALKVCRELKLDFAGVDIMFGKQGEPVLCEVNSNAHFKNIYDCTGVNVADEIMEYILNKV; translated from the coding sequence ATGAAGACAGGTTGGTTAATAGTAAACGGATATTTGGAAAGTGAAAAGTTTGATGAAATATATAACTGGTTAATTGAAGCAGCAGAAAAGAGAGATTGCAAGTTAAGAAAGCTTCCAAACGACCAGGTTGATTCAGTATTGAAAATTAGTTCCGGCAGCACGAACTGGAAGCAGAAGCCTGATTTTGTGTTATTTTGGGATAAGGATGTTAAGCTTGCAAAAACTTTAGAGGCAGAAGGTTTCAAAGTGTTTAACAGTGCAGAGGCAATAGAAACATGTGATGATAAAGCACTTACTTTTATTAAATTAAAGAACACGGATATTAAGATGCCTGCAACTTATATGGCACCAATGACTTTCGATAAGGAATACAAAGATTATACATTTGTGCTTCAAATCGAAGGCAGCCTTGGATATCCAATGGTAATTAAGGAGAACAAAGGCTCTTTCGGTGAACAGGTTTACCTTGTTAATAATTATTATGAAGCTGTTGAAAAAATAAAAGCTATAGGTCATTGTGATTTTATAATGCAGGAGTATATTGAAAGTTCAAAAGGCAGGGATGTGCGAATCCATATTGTGGGAGACAAGATAGTTACTGCAATGGAACGTGTTAACGAAGATGACTTCCGCGCTAACATTACAAATGGCGGAAAGATGAAGAAATACACGCCTACAGAGGAACAGTGTGAAATGGCACTTAAGGTCTGCAGAGAGTTAAAGCTTGATTTTGCCGGAGTGGACATTATGTTTGGAAAGCAGGGTGAACCTGTATTGTGCGAAGTTAATTCTAACGCACATTTTAAGAACATATATGACTGTACGGGAGTAAATGTGGCAGATGAAATTATGGAGTATATACTTAATAAAGTTTAG
- a CDS encoding S8 family peptidase — MKKINKIFLLAIILCLFANMLGCAKRNVNVQKNDEHRRQSWLKYINWDAERLSYSGKNIKIAVIDSGIDQNIPELNCKIDIETSVVKSNKESDVKHGTAVASIISAENHSDNQVNGIAHNARIVSIDVTNQSEGIVEVGDLIKGIEKAIEYKVDIINISIGCLKDDEELKSVIKKAWDNNIIIVSSAGNYMENNVLYPSKYKETLSVGSLNKKGKIISPQGDVDKKVVYFIGENIVSAIGNNEYAGCEGTSFSTAICTGLVALLLEKKNDKKSVKEYIENLDYSNGIDFIEIINNYK; from the coding sequence ATGAAAAAAATAAATAAAATCTTTTTATTAGCAATTATTTTATGTTTATTTGCAAATATGCTAGGTTGTGCAAAAAGAAATGTTAATGTACAAAAAAATGATGAACATAGGCGTCAAAGTTGGTTGAAATATATTAATTGGGATGCTGAGAGATTGAGTTATTCGGGGAAAAATATAAAAATAGCAGTTATTGATTCCGGGATAGATCAAAACATACCTGAATTAAATTGTAAAATTGACATTGAAACATCTGTTGTAAAGAGTAATAAAGAATCAGATGTAAAACACGGAACAGCAGTTGCAAGTATTATTTCAGCAGAAAATCATTCTGATAATCAGGTAAATGGAATAGCTCATAATGCGAGAATAGTATCAATAGATGTTACAAATCAAAGCGAAGGTATTGTTGAAGTTGGTGATTTGATTAAAGGAATAGAAAAAGCAATTGAGTATAAAGTTGACATAATTAATATTAGTATTGGTTGTTTGAAAGACGACGAGGAACTGAAAAGTGTGATAAAGAAAGCGTGGGATAATAATATAATAATTGTTTCATCTGCAGGTAATTATATGGAGAATAATGTTTTATATCCAAGTAAATATAAAGAAACATTATCAGTAGGTTCGCTAAATAAAAAAGGAAAAATAATATCACCTCAGGGTGATGTTGATAAGAAGGTTGTTTATTTTATAGGAGAAAATATAGTTTCTGCCATAGGAAATAATGAATATGCAGGGTGTGAAGGAACATCTTTTTCCACAGCAATATGTACAGGCTTAGTAGCATTGCTTTTAGAAAAGAAAAATGACAAAAAGTCAGTAAAGGAGTATATAGAAAATTTAGATTACTCAAATGGAATTGATTTTATCGAAATAATAAATAATTATAAATAA